TATGCCCGAAGTAGTCTCTGTTCGTGTAACAGCCGGTCGTAGAGACTGTAGTAAATTTTCGCCATCTCTTGTGCTTCCTGCGTTTTCCTTCCTCGACGGTGAGCGCGTTTTGCCTGCCCTTCCTGGCCCGAGTGCCGACCTTTTCTATCCCGATGGGCAATATGGGTGCGGCATGGTTCGGGTTGCTTGGACGTGGACGGTTCGTTGCGGCAGTCTGCTTTCCCCTCAACCGCATGCAACGTACCTCGCCTCGTCAGGCGACTTCGTGTCCAGCCCTACGCCTTGCCGTCGTTTCCGGAAACTTTCGAATGAACTTCATCCCTTCGCGTTCTGATGAGGCTTTTGGCGCTCACCAGCCCCTGACGACTGAGCGACAGGTCATCCCGGTTTTATCCTCCAGTCTGTTACCAGCTTTCTCTGGCCGGGACTTCTTCACTACTACGGATTCATCTGCCACCTCGCACCGCGTCGAAAGACCTTGAGTCTCCTCTTGTGCCTTTCTTACCCGACGCCTTGACCGACAGCTTCGGGACAATACGAGGCTTCCCCAGTTACCTTCCGGCTCCCGGTAAACTACCCCATCCTCAATCACGCTACGGGGTACGATCAGGTATCGGGCTTCGCGTTATTTAGCACGCTTACCCCCCCGTAGCGCCGAATCAGGTTCGCTTGCGCTATGTGCAGTTTACTTCCTATCGCTTCCTTCAGACCCTGCCGTTGCCAGAAACGCCCTTGCGATTCGGATTGTCTTCCCCCTGATCGGGGCGACGCCTGTTTCTTTCAACAGGCCGGGTTTGCCAGCTCCGCTGGGCAAACTAAAAAAAGGCAGGTCATCATGACCTGCCTTTTTATTTTCTCTTCTTCCCATCTCGTTACGCCATCAGCACGCCATCGCGGGTGGTCTGTTTGACCTTGTACATCATGTTGTCGGCCAGACGGATCAAATCGATCTTGTTATCGGCATCAATCGGATAAGCGGCAATGCCGAAACTGGCGGTCACGCGGATCTCCGAGCCGTCTTCCGTCAGCAACACATGGCTGCGTACCAGCTCGCGCAGGCTGCAGACCAGATCGTAAGCGCCTTTTTTCGACGTCTGCGGCAGGATCAGGACAAATTCATCACCACCATAGCGCGCGCCGTAATCCACCGTGCGAATACGTGACTTGAGCAATTGACCGATCTCGGCGAGCATGCGACTGCCGACCAGGTGGCCATGATTGTCATTGACCAGCTTGAAGTAATCGAGATCGATAAACACCAGCGACAAGGTGGAATCAAAGCGCTGCGCCCGGGCGATTTCTACGTCAAGCAGATCGTCGAAATAACGAGCATTGTACAGACCGGTCAAATCATCGGTAATGACCAGTTCGCGCACGCGGCTGAAGTTACGGGCATTGGAGATGCCGATGGCAATATAGTCGGCAATGGCGGAAAGCAGGGTCAGGTCGTTGTGCGTAAAGATGTCATCATCGTGACCATTAACCAGTTGCATCACGCCGAGGAGCTGGCCTTGAATCTGGACCGGCACACACACCACCGAATTCGCCTTGAAGCCAACCTGGCGTTCCAGACAGTCGTTAAACCGGGGGTCCAGGGTAACATCAGGAGCCAGCACGGCCTCGCGATGCTGAGCCACCCAACCGGCAATGCCCTCGCCCATGGGCAGGCGCTGCCCTTTGAGCTCCGTGGTGACATCCGACACGACCACGTCAAAAATAAGATCGTGGCTCACGTCGTCGAGAAGTAATAACGACCATGCACGTGCTTTGAGCAGCAGGTTTCCCTTTTCAATAATCAGGTTGGAAAGCTCCTCAATATCCAGTGTCGAGGTGAGGGTCTTGCCAATCTGCACCAGGGTTTCCAGCTCTTCATTTCTTCGATGCAGCATCTCAAGCAGCTGGGCATCATCATGCCGTTTTGTCATTCACTACTCCTGAAAGCAATCGGGACATCCGTGGCAGCTTAACATGAAAAATCAGCAATTTACAAAACCTTTTACCGACTGGTTTATGTTCTGCCTATAATTCATTGACTTGTCTTCCTGCAAGGTCCCCATCTCAGCGGTGAACACTCTCAGGTTGGGCCACTGGTAAACCATGCCGGAAAAATAAGTTTACAATAAATTGACAGCGCAGATCCTTTTTGCTTTAATCCGTAAACTCAATCAATTGAAAAAGTTTACAATCAATCTCTGTGGGAGTTAACATGCTGTTACAAAAACTGCGCTATTTTTTCATTTTGTCAAGTATTCTCTGTGCGTTACCGGTTCAAGCAACAGCATTAGAAGGAACGCCTCTGGTCCTTGATCCCATCGTCGTCACAGCCAGCCGTGCCCCGGAAACCTTGAGTCAGGTCGTC
This region of uncultured Desulfuromonas sp. genomic DNA includes:
- a CDS encoding sensor domain-containing diguanylate cyclase; amino-acid sequence: MTKRHDDAQLLEMLHRRNEELETLVQIGKTLTSTLDIEELSNLIIEKGNLLLKARAWSLLLLDDVSHDLIFDVVVSDVTTELKGQRLPMGEGIAGWVAQHREAVLAPDVTLDPRFNDCLERQVGFKANSVVCVPVQIQGQLLGVMQLVNGHDDDIFTHNDLTLLSAIADYIAIGISNARNFSRVRELVITDDLTGLYNARYFDDLLDVEIARAQRFDSTLSLVFIDLDYFKLVNDNHGHLVGSRMLAEIGQLLKSRIRTVDYGARYGGDEFVLILPQTSKKGAYDLVCSLRELVRSHVLLTEDGSEIRVTASFGIAAYPIDADNKIDLIRLADNMMYKVKQTTRDGVLMA